A genome region from Streptomyces sp. NBC_01296 includes the following:
- a CDS encoding DUF6461 domain-containing protein — MSLPLARVITCWEQTKAQLVPVGRMGVVRGGIQWLVEQDDWQHNMVFARGITPEELGLRMGGVSGSVVSPITDTEAWHMVLDLATDDDDVVRVGAHGGWSFAVEYGLGDGAERLADISRNGVEAVHLDPSVDHPPAMFSYARDGVNVCSFGIGEEVWRWGDEPDLLLPELVAAGVLHSDGEYARPDDEAYQDRDRHTLALIETRFGLVLPRDVLENERLPAFVIA, encoded by the coding sequence TTGTCACTCCCCCTGGCTAGGGTGATCACTTGCTGGGAACAGACGAAGGCACAGCTCGTGCCTGTGGGGAGGATGGGCGTCGTGCGTGGCGGCATTCAGTGGCTTGTAGAGCAAGATGACTGGCAGCACAACATGGTCTTTGCCCGCGGCATCACGCCGGAGGAGCTGGGGTTGCGTATGGGGGGCGTAAGTGGATCCGTCGTTTCGCCGATCACGGACACTGAGGCATGGCACATGGTTCTCGACCTGGCGACGGACGACGATGATGTGGTGCGCGTCGGTGCGCATGGTGGATGGTCCTTCGCCGTTGAATACGGGCTGGGGGACGGTGCAGAACGACTGGCCGACATTTCCCGGAACGGCGTGGAGGCGGTCCACCTCGACCCGTCCGTAGACCATCCGCCGGCGATGTTCTCCTATGCGAGAGACGGTGTGAACGTCTGTAGCTTCGGAATCGGAGAGGAGGTCTGGCGATGGGGCGACGAGCCGGACCTCCTGCTACCTGAGCTGGTAGCGGCCGGTGTGTTGCACTCCGACGGCGAGTACGCACGACCGGATGACGAGGCCTACCAGGACCGGGACCGTCACACACTGGCACTCATAGAGACCCGGTTCGGTCTTGTCCTCCCCCGTGACGTACTGGAGAACGAGCGTCTGCCAGCCTTCGTCATCGCCTGA